The proteins below are encoded in one region of Triticum aestivum cultivar Chinese Spring chromosome 1B, IWGSC CS RefSeq v2.1, whole genome shotgun sequence:
- the LOC123118340 gene encoding transcription initiation factor IIF subunit alpha isoform X4, translating to MLRKCYSTEPNPSPFHFANHPRRDPDPDRSTIRLRHLNPPSVPRRPLLIPAAMGSVDLVLKSACEGCGSTSDLYGTGCKHTTLCSSCGKSMALSRARCLVCSAPITNLIREYNVRANASTDKAFSIGRFVTGLPPFSKKKNAENKWSLHKEGLQGRQLTDKMLEKYNRKPWILEDETGQYQFQGHMEGSQSATATYYLLMLHGKEFHAFPAGSWYNFSKVAQYKQLTLEEAEEKMNKRKTSATGYERWMMKAATNGPAAFGSDMMKLEPANDGEKESARHKKGKDNEEGGNSDKGEENEEEEAGRKDRLGLSKRGMDDDEEGGKDLDFDLDDDIEKGDDWEHEETFTDDDEAVDIDPEERADLAPEIPAPPEIKQDDEENEEEGGLSKSGKELKKLLGRSSGQNESDADDDDEEDDDDESSPVLAPKQTDQPKDEPVDNSPAKPTPSSGHARSTPPASKSKQKRKSGGDDAKASSGAASKKAKDTKTSSIKEETPSSSKPTPKASASSRSANVSPVTEDEIRTVLLAVAPVTTQDLVSRFKSRLRGPEEEAIAVNDLASRLGHSHKVHKSIVHRCMDAIRLPIHHLQDKNAFAEILKKISKIQKTNGHNYVVLREDKK from the exons ATGTTGAGAAAATGTTATTCAACAGAGCCGAACCCATCTCCATTTCATTTTGCGAATCACCCTCGGCGAGACCCGGACCCGGACCGGAGCACCATCCGTCTCCGGCATCTTAACCCGCCGTCCGTGCCCCGTCGCCCACTGCTCATCCCCGCCGCGATGGGGAGCGTAGACCTGGTGCTGAAGTCAGCGTGCGAGGGCTGCGGCTCCACGTCGGACCTCTACGGCACTGGGTGCAAGCACACCACGCTCTGTAGCTCCTGCGGCAAGTCCATGGCGCTTTCCCGCGCCCGATGTCTCGTCTGCTCTGCGCCCATCACGAACCTCATCCGG GAATACAATGTGCGGGCAAATGCCAGCACAGATAAGGCATTCTCTATTGGAAGATTTGTAACTGGTTTGCCGCCATTCTCAAAGAAAAAGAATGCTGAGAACAAATGGTCTCTTCATAAAGAAGGCCTGCAAGGACGGCAGCTTACTGACAAAATGCTG GAGAAATACAACAGGAAGCCATGGATTTTGGAAGATGAAACTGGTCAATATCAGTTTCAAGGTCACATGGAGGGATCACAGTCAGCAACAGCTACATACTATTTGTTAATGTTGCATGGCAAGGAATTTCACGCATTTCCTGCTGGTTCCTG GTATAACTTCAGTAAAGTTGCGCAGTACAAGCAGCTGACTCTGGAAGAGGCCGAGGAGAAGATGAACAAGAGAAAGACTAGTGCAACTGGTTATGAACGTTGGATGATGAAAGCAGCTACAAATGGGCCAGCTGCctttggttcagatatgatgaaacTTGAGCCTGCTAACGATGGGGAAAAAGAAAGTGCTCGTCATAAGAAGGGGAAAGATAATGAGGAGGGTGGTAATTCTGATAAAGGTGAGGAGAATGAAGAAGAGGAAGCCGGTCGTAAAGATAGGCTCGGGCTCTCTAAAAGGGGCATGGATGACGATGAGGAAGGTGGAAAAGATCTAGATTTTGATTTGGATGATGACATTGAGAAAG GTGATGACTGGGAACATGAAGAAACATTCACCGATGATGACGAGGCTGTGGATATCGACCCAGAGGAGCGGGCAGATTTAGCTCCTGAAATTCCTGCTCCACCTGAAATTAAGCAG GATGATGAAGAGAATGAGGAAGAAGGTGGCCTGAGCAAGTCAGGAAAGGAATTAAAGAAGCTGCTTGGTCGTTCTTCTGGACAAAATGAGTcggatgccgatgatgatgatgaagaagatgat GATGATGAGTCATCTCCAGTGCTTGCTCCAAAGCAGACGGATCAACCAAAAGATGAACCTGTTGATAACAGCCCAGCCAAACCTACACCTTCATCAGGACATGCTCGTAGCACACCTCCTGCATCGAAATCCAAGCAAAAGAGGAAATCTGGTGGTGATGATGCCAAAGCATCTAGCGGTGCTGCTTCAAAGAAAGCAAAG GATACAAAAACATCAAGTATCAAAGAGGAGACACCATCTTCCTCAAAACCTACACCGAAGGCCTCTGCTTCATCAAGAAGTGCCAATGTATCTCCTGTGACAGAGGATGAGATCAGGACTGTTCTTCTTGCAGTGGCTCCTGTCACTACACAAGATTTAGTCTCCAGATTTAAGTCTAGACTACGAGGTCCAGAG GAAGAAGCTATTGCTGTTAATGACTTGGCATCCAGGCTTGGACACAGTCACAAAGTCCACAAGAGTATCGTGCATCGGTGCATGGACGCTATCAGGCTCCCCATCCACCACCTTCAG GACAAGAACGCCTTTGCTGAAATTCTGAAGAAAATTTCGAAGATACAGAAGACTAATGGCCACAACTATGTTGTCCTTAGAGAGGATAAGAAATGA
- the LOC123118340 gene encoding transcription initiation factor IIF subunit alpha isoform X7, whose translation MLRKCYSTEPNPSPFHFANHPRRDPDPDRSTIRLRHLNPPSVPRRPLLIPAAMGSVDLVLKSACEGCGSTSDLYGTGCKHTTLCSSCGKSMALSRARCLVCSAPITNLIREYNVRANASTDKAFSIGRFVTGLPPFSKKKNAENKWSLHKEGLQGRQLTDKMLEKYNRKPWILEDETGQYQFQGHMEGSQSATATYYLLMLHGKEFHAFPAGSWYNFSKVAQYKQLTLEEAEEKMNKRKTSATGYERWMMKAATNGPAAFGSDMMKLEPANDGEKESARHKKGKDNEEGGNSDKGEENEEEEAGRKDRLGLSKRGMDDDEEGGKDLDFDLDDDIEKGDDWEHEETFTDDDEAVDIDPEERADLAPEIPAPPEIKQDDEENEEEGGLSKSGKELKKLLGRSSGQNESDADDDDEEDDQDDESSPVLAPKQTDQPKDEPVDNSPAKPTPSSGHARSTPPASKSKQKRKSGGDDAKASSGAASKKAKDTKTSSIKEETPSSSKPTPKASASSRSANVSPVTEDEIRTVLLAVAPVTTQDLVSRFKSRLRGPEDKNAFAEILKKISKIQKTNGHNYVVLREDKK comes from the exons ATGTTGAGAAAATGTTATTCAACAGAGCCGAACCCATCTCCATTTCATTTTGCGAATCACCCTCGGCGAGACCCGGACCCGGACCGGAGCACCATCCGTCTCCGGCATCTTAACCCGCCGTCCGTGCCCCGTCGCCCACTGCTCATCCCCGCCGCGATGGGGAGCGTAGACCTGGTGCTGAAGTCAGCGTGCGAGGGCTGCGGCTCCACGTCGGACCTCTACGGCACTGGGTGCAAGCACACCACGCTCTGTAGCTCCTGCGGCAAGTCCATGGCGCTTTCCCGCGCCCGATGTCTCGTCTGCTCTGCGCCCATCACGAACCTCATCCGG GAATACAATGTGCGGGCAAATGCCAGCACAGATAAGGCATTCTCTATTGGAAGATTTGTAACTGGTTTGCCGCCATTCTCAAAGAAAAAGAATGCTGAGAACAAATGGTCTCTTCATAAAGAAGGCCTGCAAGGACGGCAGCTTACTGACAAAATGCTG GAGAAATACAACAGGAAGCCATGGATTTTGGAAGATGAAACTGGTCAATATCAGTTTCAAGGTCACATGGAGGGATCACAGTCAGCAACAGCTACATACTATTTGTTAATGTTGCATGGCAAGGAATTTCACGCATTTCCTGCTGGTTCCTG GTATAACTTCAGTAAAGTTGCGCAGTACAAGCAGCTGACTCTGGAAGAGGCCGAGGAGAAGATGAACAAGAGAAAGACTAGTGCAACTGGTTATGAACGTTGGATGATGAAAGCAGCTACAAATGGGCCAGCTGCctttggttcagatatgatgaaacTTGAGCCTGCTAACGATGGGGAAAAAGAAAGTGCTCGTCATAAGAAGGGGAAAGATAATGAGGAGGGTGGTAATTCTGATAAAGGTGAGGAGAATGAAGAAGAGGAAGCCGGTCGTAAAGATAGGCTCGGGCTCTCTAAAAGGGGCATGGATGACGATGAGGAAGGTGGAAAAGATCTAGATTTTGATTTGGATGATGACATTGAGAAAG GTGATGACTGGGAACATGAAGAAACATTCACCGATGATGACGAGGCTGTGGATATCGACCCAGAGGAGCGGGCAGATTTAGCTCCTGAAATTCCTGCTCCACCTGAAATTAAGCAG GATGATGAAGAGAATGAGGAAGAAGGTGGCCTGAGCAAGTCAGGAAAGGAATTAAAGAAGCTGCTTGGTCGTTCTTCTGGACAAAATGAGTcggatgccgatgatgatgatgaagaagatgat CAGGATGATGAGTCATCTCCAGTGCTTGCTCCAAAGCAGACGGATCAACCAAAAGATGAACCTGTTGATAACAGCCCAGCCAAACCTACACCTTCATCAGGACATGCTCGTAGCACACCTCCTGCATCGAAATCCAAGCAAAAGAGGAAATCTGGTGGTGATGATGCCAAAGCATCTAGCGGTGCTGCTTCAAAGAAAGCAAAG GATACAAAAACATCAAGTATCAAAGAGGAGACACCATCTTCCTCAAAACCTACACCGAAGGCCTCTGCTTCATCAAGAAGTGCCAATGTATCTCCTGTGACAGAGGATGAGATCAGGACTGTTCTTCTTGCAGTGGCTCCTGTCACTACACAAGATTTAGTCTCCAGATTTAAGTCTAGACTACGAGGTCCAGAG GACAAGAACGCCTTTGCTGAAATTCTGAAGAAAATTTCGAAGATACAGAAGACTAATGGCCACAACTATGTTGTCCTTAGAGAGGATAAGAAATGA
- the LOC123118340 gene encoding transcription initiation factor IIF subunit alpha isoform X6, which translates to MLRKCYSTEPNPSPFHFANHPRRDPDPDRSTIRLRHLNPPSVPRRPLLIPAAMGSVDLVLKSACEGCGSTSDLYGTGCKHTTLCSSCGKSMALSRARCLVCSAPITNLIREYNVRANASTDKAFSIGRFVTGLPPFSKKKNAENKWSLHKEGLQGRQLTDKMLEKYNRKPWILEDETGQYQFQGHMEGSQSATATYYLLMLHGKEFHAFPAGSWYNFSKVAQYKQLTLEEAEEKMNKRKTSATGYERWMMKAATNGPAAFGSDMMKLEPANDGEKESARHKKGKDNEEGGNSDKGEENEEEEAGRKDRLGLSKRGMDDDEEGGKDLDFDLDDDIEKGDDWEHEETFTDDDEAVDIDPEERADLAPEIPAPPEIKQDDEENEEEGGLSKSGKELKKLLGRSSGQNESDADDDDEEDDDDESSPVLAPKQTDQPKDEPVDNSPAKPTPSSGHARSTPPASKSKQKRKSGGDDAKASSGAASKKAKVESDTKTSSIKEETPSSSKPTPKASASSRSANVSPVTEDEIRTVLLAVAPVTTQDLVSRFKSRLRGPEDKNAFAEILKKISKIQKTNGHNYVVLREDKK; encoded by the exons ATGTTGAGAAAATGTTATTCAACAGAGCCGAACCCATCTCCATTTCATTTTGCGAATCACCCTCGGCGAGACCCGGACCCGGACCGGAGCACCATCCGTCTCCGGCATCTTAACCCGCCGTCCGTGCCCCGTCGCCCACTGCTCATCCCCGCCGCGATGGGGAGCGTAGACCTGGTGCTGAAGTCAGCGTGCGAGGGCTGCGGCTCCACGTCGGACCTCTACGGCACTGGGTGCAAGCACACCACGCTCTGTAGCTCCTGCGGCAAGTCCATGGCGCTTTCCCGCGCCCGATGTCTCGTCTGCTCTGCGCCCATCACGAACCTCATCCGG GAATACAATGTGCGGGCAAATGCCAGCACAGATAAGGCATTCTCTATTGGAAGATTTGTAACTGGTTTGCCGCCATTCTCAAAGAAAAAGAATGCTGAGAACAAATGGTCTCTTCATAAAGAAGGCCTGCAAGGACGGCAGCTTACTGACAAAATGCTG GAGAAATACAACAGGAAGCCATGGATTTTGGAAGATGAAACTGGTCAATATCAGTTTCAAGGTCACATGGAGGGATCACAGTCAGCAACAGCTACATACTATTTGTTAATGTTGCATGGCAAGGAATTTCACGCATTTCCTGCTGGTTCCTG GTATAACTTCAGTAAAGTTGCGCAGTACAAGCAGCTGACTCTGGAAGAGGCCGAGGAGAAGATGAACAAGAGAAAGACTAGTGCAACTGGTTATGAACGTTGGATGATGAAAGCAGCTACAAATGGGCCAGCTGCctttggttcagatatgatgaaacTTGAGCCTGCTAACGATGGGGAAAAAGAAAGTGCTCGTCATAAGAAGGGGAAAGATAATGAGGAGGGTGGTAATTCTGATAAAGGTGAGGAGAATGAAGAAGAGGAAGCCGGTCGTAAAGATAGGCTCGGGCTCTCTAAAAGGGGCATGGATGACGATGAGGAAGGTGGAAAAGATCTAGATTTTGATTTGGATGATGACATTGAGAAAG GTGATGACTGGGAACATGAAGAAACATTCACCGATGATGACGAGGCTGTGGATATCGACCCAGAGGAGCGGGCAGATTTAGCTCCTGAAATTCCTGCTCCACCTGAAATTAAGCAG GATGATGAAGAGAATGAGGAAGAAGGTGGCCTGAGCAAGTCAGGAAAGGAATTAAAGAAGCTGCTTGGTCGTTCTTCTGGACAAAATGAGTcggatgccgatgatgatgatgaagaagatgat GATGATGAGTCATCTCCAGTGCTTGCTCCAAAGCAGACGGATCAACCAAAAGATGAACCTGTTGATAACAGCCCAGCCAAACCTACACCTTCATCAGGACATGCTCGTAGCACACCTCCTGCATCGAAATCCAAGCAAAAGAGGAAATCTGGTGGTGATGATGCCAAAGCATCTAGCGGTGCTGCTTCAAAGAAAGCAAAGGTGGAATCT GATACAAAAACATCAAGTATCAAAGAGGAGACACCATCTTCCTCAAAACCTACACCGAAGGCCTCTGCTTCATCAAGAAGTGCCAATGTATCTCCTGTGACAGAGGATGAGATCAGGACTGTTCTTCTTGCAGTGGCTCCTGTCACTACACAAGATTTAGTCTCCAGATTTAAGTCTAGACTACGAGGTCCAGAG GACAAGAACGCCTTTGCTGAAATTCTGAAGAAAATTTCGAAGATACAGAAGACTAATGGCCACAACTATGTTGTCCTTAGAGAGGATAAGAAATGA
- the LOC123118340 gene encoding transcription initiation factor IIF subunit alpha isoform X2: protein MLRKCYSTEPNPSPFHFANHPRRDPDPDRSTIRLRHLNPPSVPRRPLLIPAAMGSVDLVLKSACEGCGSTSDLYGTGCKHTTLCSSCGKSMALSRARCLVCSAPITNLIREYNVRANASTDKAFSIGRFVTGLPPFSKKKNAENKWSLHKEGLQGRQLTDKMLEKYNRKPWILEDETGQYQFQGHMEGSQSATATYYLLMLHGKEFHAFPAGSWYNFSKVAQYKQLTLEEAEEKMNKRKTSATGYERWMMKAATNGPAAFGSDMMKLEPANDGEKESARHKKGKDNEEGGNSDKGEENEEEEAGRKDRLGLSKRGMDDDEEGGKDLDFDLDDDIEKGDDWEHEETFTDDDEAVDIDPEERADLAPEIPAPPEIKQDDEENEEEGGLSKSGKELKKLLGRSSGQNESDADDDDEEDDDDESSPVLAPKQTDQPKDEPVDNSPAKPTPSSGHARSTPPASKSKQKRKSGGDDAKASSGAASKKAKVESDTKTSSIKEETPSSSKPTPKASASSRSANVSPVTEDEIRTVLLAVAPVTTQDLVSRFKSRLRGPEEEAIAVNDLASRLGHSHKVHKSIVHRCMDAIRLPIHHLQDKNAFAEILKKISKIQKTNGHNYVVLREDKK from the exons ATGTTGAGAAAATGTTATTCAACAGAGCCGAACCCATCTCCATTTCATTTTGCGAATCACCCTCGGCGAGACCCGGACCCGGACCGGAGCACCATCCGTCTCCGGCATCTTAACCCGCCGTCCGTGCCCCGTCGCCCACTGCTCATCCCCGCCGCGATGGGGAGCGTAGACCTGGTGCTGAAGTCAGCGTGCGAGGGCTGCGGCTCCACGTCGGACCTCTACGGCACTGGGTGCAAGCACACCACGCTCTGTAGCTCCTGCGGCAAGTCCATGGCGCTTTCCCGCGCCCGATGTCTCGTCTGCTCTGCGCCCATCACGAACCTCATCCGG GAATACAATGTGCGGGCAAATGCCAGCACAGATAAGGCATTCTCTATTGGAAGATTTGTAACTGGTTTGCCGCCATTCTCAAAGAAAAAGAATGCTGAGAACAAATGGTCTCTTCATAAAGAAGGCCTGCAAGGACGGCAGCTTACTGACAAAATGCTG GAGAAATACAACAGGAAGCCATGGATTTTGGAAGATGAAACTGGTCAATATCAGTTTCAAGGTCACATGGAGGGATCACAGTCAGCAACAGCTACATACTATTTGTTAATGTTGCATGGCAAGGAATTTCACGCATTTCCTGCTGGTTCCTG GTATAACTTCAGTAAAGTTGCGCAGTACAAGCAGCTGACTCTGGAAGAGGCCGAGGAGAAGATGAACAAGAGAAAGACTAGTGCAACTGGTTATGAACGTTGGATGATGAAAGCAGCTACAAATGGGCCAGCTGCctttggttcagatatgatgaaacTTGAGCCTGCTAACGATGGGGAAAAAGAAAGTGCTCGTCATAAGAAGGGGAAAGATAATGAGGAGGGTGGTAATTCTGATAAAGGTGAGGAGAATGAAGAAGAGGAAGCCGGTCGTAAAGATAGGCTCGGGCTCTCTAAAAGGGGCATGGATGACGATGAGGAAGGTGGAAAAGATCTAGATTTTGATTTGGATGATGACATTGAGAAAG GTGATGACTGGGAACATGAAGAAACATTCACCGATGATGACGAGGCTGTGGATATCGACCCAGAGGAGCGGGCAGATTTAGCTCCTGAAATTCCTGCTCCACCTGAAATTAAGCAG GATGATGAAGAGAATGAGGAAGAAGGTGGCCTGAGCAAGTCAGGAAAGGAATTAAAGAAGCTGCTTGGTCGTTCTTCTGGACAAAATGAGTcggatgccgatgatgatgatgaagaagatgat GATGATGAGTCATCTCCAGTGCTTGCTCCAAAGCAGACGGATCAACCAAAAGATGAACCTGTTGATAACAGCCCAGCCAAACCTACACCTTCATCAGGACATGCTCGTAGCACACCTCCTGCATCGAAATCCAAGCAAAAGAGGAAATCTGGTGGTGATGATGCCAAAGCATCTAGCGGTGCTGCTTCAAAGAAAGCAAAGGTGGAATCT GATACAAAAACATCAAGTATCAAAGAGGAGACACCATCTTCCTCAAAACCTACACCGAAGGCCTCTGCTTCATCAAGAAGTGCCAATGTATCTCCTGTGACAGAGGATGAGATCAGGACTGTTCTTCTTGCAGTGGCTCCTGTCACTACACAAGATTTAGTCTCCAGATTTAAGTCTAGACTACGAGGTCCAGAG GAAGAAGCTATTGCTGTTAATGACTTGGCATCCAGGCTTGGACACAGTCACAAAGTCCACAAGAGTATCGTGCATCGGTGCATGGACGCTATCAGGCTCCCCATCCACCACCTTCAG GACAAGAACGCCTTTGCTGAAATTCTGAAGAAAATTTCGAAGATACAGAAGACTAATGGCCACAACTATGTTGTCCTTAGAGAGGATAAGAAATGA
- the LOC123118340 gene encoding transcription initiation factor IIF subunit alpha isoform X1 — MLRKCYSTEPNPSPFHFANHPRRDPDPDRSTIRLRHLNPPSVPRRPLLIPAAMGSVDLVLKSACEGCGSTSDLYGTGCKHTTLCSSCGKSMALSRARCLVCSAPITNLIREYNVRANASTDKAFSIGRFVTGLPPFSKKKNAENKWSLHKEGLQGRQLTDKMLEKYNRKPWILEDETGQYQFQGHMEGSQSATATYYLLMLHGKEFHAFPAGSWYNFSKVAQYKQLTLEEAEEKMNKRKTSATGYERWMMKAATNGPAAFGSDMMKLEPANDGEKESARHKKGKDNEEGGNSDKGEENEEEEAGRKDRLGLSKRGMDDDEEGGKDLDFDLDDDIEKGDDWEHEETFTDDDEAVDIDPEERADLAPEIPAPPEIKQDDEENEEEGGLSKSGKELKKLLGRSSGQNESDADDDDEEDDQDDESSPVLAPKQTDQPKDEPVDNSPAKPTPSSGHARSTPPASKSKQKRKSGGDDAKASSGAASKKAKVESDTKTSSIKEETPSSSKPTPKASASSRSANVSPVTEDEIRTVLLAVAPVTTQDLVSRFKSRLRGPEEEAIAVNDLASRLGHSHKVHKSIVHRCMDAIRLPIHHLQDKNAFAEILKKISKIQKTNGHNYVVLREDKK, encoded by the exons ATGTTGAGAAAATGTTATTCAACAGAGCCGAACCCATCTCCATTTCATTTTGCGAATCACCCTCGGCGAGACCCGGACCCGGACCGGAGCACCATCCGTCTCCGGCATCTTAACCCGCCGTCCGTGCCCCGTCGCCCACTGCTCATCCCCGCCGCGATGGGGAGCGTAGACCTGGTGCTGAAGTCAGCGTGCGAGGGCTGCGGCTCCACGTCGGACCTCTACGGCACTGGGTGCAAGCACACCACGCTCTGTAGCTCCTGCGGCAAGTCCATGGCGCTTTCCCGCGCCCGATGTCTCGTCTGCTCTGCGCCCATCACGAACCTCATCCGG GAATACAATGTGCGGGCAAATGCCAGCACAGATAAGGCATTCTCTATTGGAAGATTTGTAACTGGTTTGCCGCCATTCTCAAAGAAAAAGAATGCTGAGAACAAATGGTCTCTTCATAAAGAAGGCCTGCAAGGACGGCAGCTTACTGACAAAATGCTG GAGAAATACAACAGGAAGCCATGGATTTTGGAAGATGAAACTGGTCAATATCAGTTTCAAGGTCACATGGAGGGATCACAGTCAGCAACAGCTACATACTATTTGTTAATGTTGCATGGCAAGGAATTTCACGCATTTCCTGCTGGTTCCTG GTATAACTTCAGTAAAGTTGCGCAGTACAAGCAGCTGACTCTGGAAGAGGCCGAGGAGAAGATGAACAAGAGAAAGACTAGTGCAACTGGTTATGAACGTTGGATGATGAAAGCAGCTACAAATGGGCCAGCTGCctttggttcagatatgatgaaacTTGAGCCTGCTAACGATGGGGAAAAAGAAAGTGCTCGTCATAAGAAGGGGAAAGATAATGAGGAGGGTGGTAATTCTGATAAAGGTGAGGAGAATGAAGAAGAGGAAGCCGGTCGTAAAGATAGGCTCGGGCTCTCTAAAAGGGGCATGGATGACGATGAGGAAGGTGGAAAAGATCTAGATTTTGATTTGGATGATGACATTGAGAAAG GTGATGACTGGGAACATGAAGAAACATTCACCGATGATGACGAGGCTGTGGATATCGACCCAGAGGAGCGGGCAGATTTAGCTCCTGAAATTCCTGCTCCACCTGAAATTAAGCAG GATGATGAAGAGAATGAGGAAGAAGGTGGCCTGAGCAAGTCAGGAAAGGAATTAAAGAAGCTGCTTGGTCGTTCTTCTGGACAAAATGAGTcggatgccgatgatgatgatgaagaagatgat CAGGATGATGAGTCATCTCCAGTGCTTGCTCCAAAGCAGACGGATCAACCAAAAGATGAACCTGTTGATAACAGCCCAGCCAAACCTACACCTTCATCAGGACATGCTCGTAGCACACCTCCTGCATCGAAATCCAAGCAAAAGAGGAAATCTGGTGGTGATGATGCCAAAGCATCTAGCGGTGCTGCTTCAAAGAAAGCAAAGGTGGAATCT GATACAAAAACATCAAGTATCAAAGAGGAGACACCATCTTCCTCAAAACCTACACCGAAGGCCTCTGCTTCATCAAGAAGTGCCAATGTATCTCCTGTGACAGAGGATGAGATCAGGACTGTTCTTCTTGCAGTGGCTCCTGTCACTACACAAGATTTAGTCTCCAGATTTAAGTCTAGACTACGAGGTCCAGAG GAAGAAGCTATTGCTGTTAATGACTTGGCATCCAGGCTTGGACACAGTCACAAAGTCCACAAGAGTATCGTGCATCGGTGCATGGACGCTATCAGGCTCCCCATCCACCACCTTCAG GACAAGAACGCCTTTGCTGAAATTCTGAAGAAAATTTCGAAGATACAGAAGACTAATGGCCACAACTATGTTGTCCTTAGAGAGGATAAGAAATGA